In Rosa chinensis cultivar Old Blush chromosome 1, RchiOBHm-V2, whole genome shotgun sequence, a genomic segment contains:
- the LOC112164683 gene encoding uncharacterized protein LOC112164683, giving the protein MDQANTNDQKGKALSFADVSMAIDNRMFIGDVSDMDLDLLEQILPHSFQTQLIHIEKFTKDRDLSPVTNKLWKSFYEKIESTDSVSEIMKEWNLKFKWSDLYQEKSKRVKEAEKKEDDRKLSQQVRFARRFHHLQAIKETGQIKSKLMRKIVKEYLHEMSRDVKHTSYGKGRRKLMSYEYSRCQGCFR; this is encoded by the coding sequence ATGGATCAAGCTAACACCAATGATCAGAAGGGAAAGGCTCTGTCTTTTGCCGACGTCAGTATGGCCATAGATAATCGGATGTTTATCGGCGATGTGAGCGACATGGACTTGGATCTTCTCGAGCAGATCTTACCTCACAGTTTCCAGACGCAGTTGATCCATATAGAGAAGTTCACAAAAGACAGAGATCTGAGTCCAGTGACTAATAAGTTGTGGAAGAGTTTCTATGAGAAGATCGAATCAACCGATTCAGTTTCAGAGATAATGAAGGAGTGGAATCTCAAATTTAAGTGGTCGGACTTGTACCAGGAGAAATCAAAAAGAGTGAAAGAGGctgagaagaaagaagatgacAGGAAACTGAGCCAGCAAGTTAGGTTTGCAAGAAGGTTCCACCATCTTCAAGCGATAAAAGAAACAGGCCAAATTAAGAGCAAGTTGATGAGGAAAATTGTTAAGGAGTATTTACATGAAATGTCTAGAGATGTGAAACATACGAGCTATggaaaaggaagaaggaagTTGATGAGCTATGAATATTCGAGATGCCAAGGGTGCTTTCGGTGA
- the LOC112164691 gene encoding G-type lectin S-receptor-like serine/threonine-protein kinase At1g61500, with amino-acid sequence MFFFLFIFLFSLLPSHYYCAEVDQITLLQPLAQGQILVSPGHIFELGFFSPNNSAKKYVGIWHKDISQRKVVWVANREKPLAVADTSASLTVTSNGNLKLVDGKQKSIWSTNIASLVSSSNTSSVAAVLLDNGNFVVNDHLGAELWKSFDYPGDTVLPNMVLRDSKSGKGHYLSSWKAENDPSPGKFLLGLAPQTPSQGTVDFSYSLYDKPVSYIYISPEGTVRLRFSKNDGKWHDYWQTPKNPCDIYGACGPFGVCKASASPICKCLKGFVPKSSAEWSKGNWTRGCMRQTKLFCERQTNKSVSSRGKKVDDDGFWKMVLKIPDFHEFITALNAEETSNDCKLRCLNNCSCLAYAFVNNIGCLVWSKDLIDIQQFSASVGVDLYIRLARSELGEGKPIKLIGSLTAIVFVSILAAIVFGFYRRRANQKRQTQNFESTGMIKSSRDGLREYIGKHDPLELQIYDFDSILIATNNFSVANKLGQGGFGPVYKGMLQDGKEVAVKRLSSSSGQGIEEFKNEMLLIYNLQHKNLVRIMGCCVKEDEKLLIYEFMPNKSLDTFLFDTRKRAVLDWVTRFNIIHGVARGLLYLHHDSYVKVIHRDMKVSNILLDEKMNPKISDFGLARIVEGTQNLENTQKVVGTRGYMSPEYAMGGMFSEKSDVYSFGVLVLEIISSKKNTSFCLYDQQLGFLAYAWNLWNEGRGLELVDEILGDSYSSSEVLKCVHIGLLCVQDNAVDRPTMADIALMLNSEKDGPHPKLPLFTIQISAFHHQPHSENTNSSKKEASITMIEGR; translated from the exons atgttcttcttccttttcatcTTCTTATTCAGCTTGCTACCATCACATTATTACTGTGCTGAAGTTGATCAGATAACTCTTTTGCAACCGTTAGCGCAGGGACAAATTCTAGTTTCCCCTGGCCACATTTTTGAGTTGGGCTTCTTCAGTCCTAATAACTCTGCTAAGAAGTATGTGGGGATATGGCACAAAGATATATCTCAGCGTAAAGTTGTATGGGTGGCCAACAGAGAAAAGCCTCTTGCAGTTGCAGACacctcagcgagtttgacagtTACTAGCAATGGGAATCTGAAGCTTGTGGATGGGAAACAAAAGTCTATATGGTCTACTAATATTGCTTCTTTGGTTTCATCATCGAATACTAGTTCAGTTGCTGCAGTTCTCTTAGATAATGGAAACTTTGTTGTCAATGATCATCTGGGAGCTGAGTTATGGAAGAGCTTTGATTATCCTGGTGACACAGTCCTACCAAACATGGTGTTGCGAGACAGTAAGTCTGGAAAGGGGCACTACTTGAGCTCTTGGAAAGCAGAGAATGATCCATCACCAGGGAAATTCTTACTTGGATTGGCCCCACAGACGCCGTCTCAA GGCACAGTGGATTTCTCTTATAGTTTATATGACAAACCTGTGTCGTATATATACATCTCTCCAGAAGGAACAGTGAGGCTTAGATTTTCGAAGAATGATGGGAAGTGGCATGATTATTGGCAGACACCGAAGAATCCATGTGACATCTATGGAGCTTGTGGACCTTTCGGAGTTTGCAAAGCTTCTGCATCTCCAATCTGTAAGTGTTTGAAAGGTTTTGTACCGAAGTCAAGTGCAGAATGGAGCAAAGGAAACTGGACAAGAGGGTGTATGAGGCAGACGAAATTGTTTTGTGAGAGACAAACAAATAAGTCAGTCTCATCAAGAGGAAAAAAAGTTGATGATGATGGGTTTTGGAAGATGGTGTTGAAAATACCAGATTTTCATGAGTTCATTACTGCTCTCAATGCTGAAGAAACGTCCAACGATTGCAAATTACGCTGCCTAAACAACTGTTCTTGCCTTGCTTATGCATTTGTTAATAATATAGGATGTTTGGTATGGTCCAAAGATCTTATTGATATACAGCAGTTTTCGGCGTCTGTCGGAGTAGATCTTTATATCCGCCTAGCACGCTCTGAACTAG GTGAAGGAAAGCCAATAAAGTTAATTGGCAGCCTTACAGCTATTGTTTTTGTGAGTATCTTGGCAGCCATAGTATTCGGTTTTTACAGGAGGCGAGCTAACCAGAAGA GACAGACTCAGAACTTTGAATCGACTGGTATGATTAAGAGTTCAAGAGATGGTCTCCGAGAATATATAGGAAAGCATGATCCCTTAGAGCTACAGATATATGATTTTGATAGCATATTAATTGCTACAAACAATTTCAGTGTCGCAAACAAACTCGGGCAAGGAGGATTTGGCCCAGTTTATAAG GGTATGCTACAAGACGGGAAGGAAGTAGCAGTAAAGAGACTATCTAGTAGCTCAGGACAAGGcattgaagagttcaagaatgagATGTTGTTGATCTACAATCTTCAACATAAAAATCTTGTTAGGATCATGGGTTGCTGTGTTAAAGAGGATGAGAAGTTACTGATTTACGAGTTCATGCCAAACAAAAGCTTGGATACTTTTCTATTCG ATACGAGGAAGAGAGCAGTTCTTGACTGGGTGACTCGCTTTAATATTATTCATGGTGTTGCTAGAGGGCTTCTCTATCTCCATCATGATTCGTATGTGAAGGTGATACATAGGGATATGAAAGTCAGCAACATTCTCTTAGATGAGAAAATGAAtccaaaaatttcagattttggacTAGCACGAATAGTTGAAGGAACACAAAATCTAGAAAATACTCAGAAAGTTGTTGGAACACG TGGCTATATGTCTCCAGAGTATGCCATGGGGGGGATGTTTTCTGAAAAATCTGATGTCTACAGCTTCGGAGTCTTGGTCTTGGAGATTATTAGCAGTAAGAAGAATACTAGTTTCTGTTTATATGACCAACAGCTAGGCTTTCTAGCCTAT GCATGGAACTTGTGGAATGAAGGTAGAGGGTTGGAGTTGGTAGATGAAATTTTGGGTGATTCATATTCCTCATCGGAAGTACTAAAATGCGTGCATATTGGGCTTTTGTGTGTACAAGACAATGCTGTGGATAGGCCAACTATGGCGGATATAGCTTTGATGTTAAATAGTGAGAAAGATGGTCCACATCCCAAGCTGCCTCTATTCACTATCCAAATTTCAGCTTTTCATCATCAACCACATTCTGAGAATACCAATTCCTCCAAAAAAGAAGCTAGCATTACAATGATTGAAGGACGATAA